In the genome of bacterium, one region contains:
- a CDS encoding DNA polymerase III subunit gamma/tau gives MSRKALARLYRPRRFGEMAMQEHVSETLKAAVARGRTAHAYLFTGPRGVGKTTAARVLAMALNCDFRSEDGEPCGECESCVRIWAGQTSLDVVEIDAASNRGVDDARELRERAMYAPTDERRYKVYIIDEAHMLTREAWNALLKILEEPPPRVIFVFATTEPQKIQQAAPPILSRCQRFDFRRISVAGIVQRLREVLAAEGLEAEEEALYLLARRADGGMRDALSLLDQVLALAGRRLTAADVRRVLGLVGEELYLELFRLIAERRHAGVFHFVARLVDEGYDFADFYRGLADALRALLVCRLEGPAAADVREDLKPQFAEVAENFAVGDLLRMLAQVAELDTEGRFRKSGNPRIQLEALLLRFTHLDRTVELEEVLRAAAGVGDAAALPPRGAAAVEPLRPAARPAPAAPPAPGPAPVRAASPAASAPERQPAPAPPTPTAPAAADVETVEAHLRRIADSGDGIRGLKVFLRAARVVAVEQRHVVVELPPGPGLDRLTSDRALRERLAERLGESLGRPVELEVRAASAPTPAERLTPERVKEEQLARLAREEPVLGRAVREWELELRD, from the coding sequence ATGAGCAGGAAAGCACTGGCCCGTCTCTACCGGCCCCGGCGGTTCGGCGAGATGGCCATGCAGGAGCACGTCTCCGAGACGCTGAAGGCGGCGGTCGCGCGAGGGCGCACGGCGCACGCCTACCTGTTCACTGGCCCGCGCGGCGTCGGCAAGACCACGGCGGCGCGCGTGCTGGCCATGGCACTCAACTGCGATTTCCGGAGCGAGGACGGCGAGCCGTGCGGCGAGTGCGAGTCGTGCGTGCGCATCTGGGCAGGTCAGACGTCGCTCGACGTGGTGGAAATCGACGCGGCGTCGAACCGCGGCGTGGACGACGCGCGCGAGCTGCGCGAGCGGGCCATGTACGCGCCGACGGACGAGCGGCGCTACAAGGTCTACATCATCGACGAGGCCCACATGCTGACCCGGGAGGCGTGGAACGCGCTCCTCAAGATCCTCGAGGAGCCGCCGCCGCGGGTCATCTTCGTGTTCGCGACGACGGAGCCACAGAAGATCCAGCAAGCGGCTCCACCGATCCTCTCCCGCTGCCAGCGCTTCGATTTCCGGCGCATCAGCGTGGCCGGCATCGTCCAGCGGCTCCGCGAGGTCCTGGCGGCCGAAGGGCTGGAGGCGGAGGAGGAGGCCCTCTACCTGCTGGCGCGTCGCGCCGACGGCGGCATGCGGGACGCCCTCTCGCTGCTGGACCAGGTCCTCGCCCTGGCAGGCCGTCGCCTGACCGCGGCGGACGTGCGCCGCGTCCTCGGCCTCGTGGGCGAGGAGCTCTACCTCGAGCTGTTCCGCTTGATCGCCGAGCGCAGGCACGCGGGCGTGTTCCACTTCGTGGCGCGCCTCGTGGACGAGGGCTACGACTTCGCCGACTTCTACCGCGGCCTGGCCGATGCGCTGCGCGCGCTGCTGGTGTGTCGCCTCGAGGGACCGGCCGCCGCAGACGTGCGGGAGGACCTCAAGCCGCAGTTCGCAGAGGTCGCCGAGAACTTCGCCGTCGGCGACCTGCTCCGCATGCTCGCACAGGTCGCCGAGCTGGATACGGAAGGGAGGTTCCGCAAGAGTGGCAACCCACGGATCCAGCTGGAAGCCCTGCTGCTCCGCTTCACCCACCTGGATCGCACGGTGGAGCTGGAAGAAGTGCTCCGCGCCGCGGCCGGGGTAGGCGACGCCGCAGCGCTCCCGCCGCGCGGCGCTGCCGCCGTCGAGCCCCTGCGTCCGGCCGCCCGTCCCGCTCCGGCCGCGCCGCCGGCCCCTGGTCCCGCGCCGGTGAGGGCCGCCTCGCCGGCCGCGAGCGCACCCGAGCGACAGCCGGCTCCGGCACCTCCGACACCCACGGCGCCAGCGGCGGCCGACGTCGAGACGGTCGAAGCACACCTGCGCCGCATCGCCGACAGCGGCGACGGGATCAGGGGGTTGAAGGTCTTCCTCCGGGCCGCCCGCGTGGTCGCCGTCGAACAACGACACGTCGTCGTTGAACTGCCCCCGGGGCCGGGGCTGGACCGGCTCACGTCCGACCGGGCCTTGCGAGAGCGTCTGGCCGAACGGCTCGGCGAGTCCCTCGGTCGGCCCGTGGAGCTGGAAGTCCGTGCGGCCAGCGCACCCACACCTGCCGAGCGCCTGACCCCCGAACGCGTCAAGGAGGAGCAGCTCGCCCGGCTGGCGCGGGAGGAACCCGTCCTCGGCAGGGCGGTAAGAGAATGGGAGCTGGAGCTCCGGGACTAA
- a CDS encoding YbaB/EbfC family nucleoid-associated protein: MTNLQQILQVGQQVQARLSQLQTELRNRTFTVSSGGGMVTVTADGRGLIREVRIDPTIVDPNDVEMLEDLVLAAVSEAQKRAQQVYEEELRKLTGGIPLPFQLPNLP; this comes from the coding sequence ATGACGAACCTCCAACAGATTCTCCAGGTGGGCCAGCAGGTCCAGGCCCGTCTCTCCCAGCTACAGACCGAGCTGCGGAACCGCACGTTCACCGTGTCCAGTGGCGGCGGTATGGTCACGGTGACCGCCGACGGCCGCGGCTTGATCCGCGAGGTTCGCATCGATCCGACGATCGTGGATCCGAACGACGTCGAGATGCTCGAGGACCTCGTCCTCGCCGCGGTCTCGGAGGCGCAGAAGCGGGCGCAGCAGGTCTACGAAGAGGAACTCCGGAAGCTCACGGGCGGCATTCCGCTGCCGTTCCAGTTGCCGAACCTGCCGTGA
- a CDS encoding recombination protein RecR: MAAIEDLASEFARLPGIGRKTALRLTYYLLKRPPDEIRRLARALDAVADRIRACSQCGNLTESDPCEYCSNPRRDPTLICVVEEASDIAAIERTGEYNGLYHVLAGRLSPLEGIGPDELNVASLMARLGNGSRVREVILATNPSVEGEATAVYLQKLIQPLGIRVTRLARGLPVGGDLEYADGVTIAQALAGRREM, from the coding sequence TTGGCGGCAATTGAGGATCTCGCCAGCGAGTTCGCTCGCCTGCCGGGCATCGGTCGCAAGACCGCACTCCGGCTGACTTACTACCTTCTCAAGCGTCCGCCGGACGAGATCCGGCGCCTGGCACGCGCGCTCGATGCGGTCGCAGACCGCATCCGCGCGTGCTCACAGTGCGGCAACCTGACCGAGTCGGATCCGTGCGAGTACTGCTCGAATCCTCGTCGCGATCCGACGCTCATCTGCGTCGTCGAGGAGGCGTCGGACATCGCGGCGATCGAACGGACGGGCGAGTACAACGGCCTCTACCACGTACTGGCGGGCCGGCTCTCTCCGCTGGAGGGGATCGGCCCCGACGAGCTCAACGTGGCGTCCCTCATGGCGCGGCTAGGGAACGGGTCCAGGGTCCGGGAGGTGATCCTGGCCACGAACCCGAGCGTGGAAGGTGAGGCGACCGCCGTGTATCTCCAGAAGCTGATCCAGCCGCTGGGGATCCGCGTCACTCGCCTGGCGCGGGGGCTGCCCGTGGGCGGGGATCTGGAATACGCGGACGGTGTGACGATCGCACAGGCGCTCGCGGGGCGCCGCGAGATGTAG
- a CDS encoding gliding-motility protein MglA: MSMINYASREINCKLVYYGPGLGGKTTNLEYIYNKVKPETRGKLISLATETERTLFFDFLPVDLGTIRGFNTRFHLYTVPGQVYYNASRKLILKGVDGVVFVADSQVERMDANIAALQNLYENLADYGYDPQQLPIVIQYNKRDLPNIVPVEELRAELNPDGLPDFEAVAVKGIGVFDTLKSVSKLVLKSLG; encoded by the coding sequence ATGTCGATGATCAACTACGCGAGCCGGGAGATCAACTGCAAGCTCGTGTACTACGGGCCAGGGCTCGGCGGGAAGACGACGAATCTCGAGTACATCTACAACAAGGTGAAGCCCGAGACACGGGGGAAGCTCATTTCGCTGGCCACCGAGACGGAGCGCACGCTCTTCTTCGACTTCCTCCCCGTGGACCTCGGCACGATCCGCGGCTTCAACACCCGGTTCCACCTCTACACGGTGCCCGGCCAGGTCTACTACAACGCGAGCCGGAAGCTCATCCTCAAGGGGGTGGACGGCGTCGTCTTCGTCGCGGATTCGCAGGTGGAACGGATGGACGCCAACATCGCGGCGCTCCAGAACCTGTACGAGAACCTGGCGGACTACGGATACGATCCGCAGCAGTTGCCGATCGTGATCCAGTACAACAAGCGCGACCTGCCCAACATCGTTCCTGTGGAAGAGTTGCGCGCTGAACTCAACCCGGACGGGTTACCCGACTTCGAGGCGGTCGCGGTGAAGGGGATCGGCGTGTTCGATACGCTCAAGTCGGTGAGCAAGCTCGTCCTCAAGTCCCTCGGGTGA
- a CDS encoding competence/damage-inducible protein A — MPAVRLDDAAAPAVEIVTIGDELLLGETVDHNSAWLGRVLAGAGIRVRRRATVGDEADAIRDAVAEALERTGVVLCTGGLGPTRDDLTKPVVAELFGRELVLDEALLEELDRRFRERGVQMAPINRSQAEVPRGATVFPNSRGTAPGLALEDARGRLAILLPGVPYEMRALMLEHVLPFLQERWPARGRPIVHRRLRTTGIPEASLAQQVDDLIAGFAPITVAFLPAPTGVDIRLTSWGALDEAEAVRALDAAEAALRERVGRYIYGRDDEDLVDAVAREMTARGLTLALAESCTGGLVAKRLTDRPGASDYLYGGVVAYANAAKEAFLRVRPETLAAHGAVSEETAREMVEGVLEATGADAGIAITGIAGPGGGTETKPVGTVWIAAAVGDRRDVRRFRFGGDREEIRERAAQSALAMLYTLLRGGEAG, encoded by the coding sequence ATGCCGGCCGTTCGGCTGGATGATGCCGCCGCACCCGCGGTGGAGATCGTCACCATCGGCGACGAGCTGTTGCTGGGCGAGACCGTCGACCACAACAGCGCGTGGCTCGGCCGTGTGCTGGCGGGAGCGGGGATCCGCGTCCGCCGGCGTGCGACGGTGGGTGATGAGGCGGACGCCATCCGGGACGCCGTGGCGGAGGCGCTGGAACGGACCGGGGTCGTGCTGTGCACCGGCGGACTGGGGCCGACGCGGGACGACCTGACGAAGCCGGTCGTCGCGGAGCTGTTCGGCCGGGAGCTGGTCTTGGACGAGGCGCTGCTGGAGGAGCTCGACCGGCGTTTCCGCGAGCGCGGCGTCCAGATGGCGCCCATCAACCGGTCCCAGGCGGAGGTGCCGCGTGGGGCGACCGTCTTCCCGAATTCGCGTGGGACGGCGCCGGGCCTGGCGCTCGAAGACGCGAGAGGCCGGCTCGCCATCCTGCTTCCCGGGGTGCCCTACGAGATGCGCGCATTGATGCTGGAGCACGTGCTCCCGTTCCTCCAGGAGCGCTGGCCGGCTCGCGGCCGCCCCATCGTGCACCGGCGTCTCCGGACCACGGGCATCCCTGAGGCGAGCCTCGCCCAGCAGGTCGACGACCTCATCGCTGGTTTCGCCCCGATCACGGTAGCGTTCCTGCCGGCTCCGACCGGCGTGGACATCCGACTGACGAGCTGGGGAGCGCTGGACGAGGCCGAGGCCGTGCGCGCGCTGGACGCTGCGGAAGCGGCGCTGCGGGAGCGGGTCGGCCGCTACATCTACGGCCGCGACGACGAGGACCTGGTGGATGCCGTGGCGCGGGAGATGACCGCCCGGGGCCTGACGCTCGCGCTGGCCGAGAGCTGCACCGGGGGGCTCGTGGCCAAGCGGCTGACCGACAGGCCGGGCGCGTCCGATTACCTCTACGGCGGCGTGGTCGCCTACGCGAACGCCGCCAAGGAGGCCTTCCTCCGCGTCCGGCCCGAAACCCTCGCCGCCCACGGCGCGGTGAGCGAAGAGACCGCCCGGGAGATGGTCGAGGGCGTGCTCGAGGCAACCGGCGCGGACGCGGGGATCGCGATCACCGGCATCGCCGGACCCGGGGGCGGAACGGAGACCAAGCCGGTGGGCACCGTCTGGATCGCCGCAGCAGTCGGCGATCGCCGGGACGTGCGGCGCTTCCGGTTCGGCGGGGATCGGGAAGAGATCCGGGAACGCGCCGCCCAGTCCGCGCTGGCGATGCTGTACACGCTGCTGCGCGGCGGGGAGGCCGGATGA
- the grpE gene encoding nucleotide exchange factor GrpE, producing the protein MRFIVGALTQEIMTDQERGQAEQSGAGVTPPESAAAETGGTGTGAASEAAAPGAASEAEAGAAVSGADAATSAAEQAAQAASAADLNGAVEQLAKLQAELEALNDRHLRLAAEFDNYRKRVERERTELWGRAQGELAKRLLEVLDDLQRVSELDVATATAASLLEGIQLVEKKMRHALESMGLEPIDPRGEFFNPETMEALMMLPAESPEEDEVVVDVFQKGYRFKGHLIRPARVRVKKYEA; encoded by the coding sequence GTGCGCTTCATCGTTGGAGCACTCACCCAGGAGATCATGACGGATCAGGAACGGGGTCAGGCGGAGCAGTCGGGTGCGGGAGTGACACCACCCGAGTCGGCTGCAGCCGAGACGGGGGGAACCGGCACCGGCGCGGCGTCCGAGGCGGCAGCGCCGGGTGCGGCGTCCGAGGCCGAAGCCGGGGCCGCGGTGTCCGGAGCGGACGCGGCGACGAGTGCTGCGGAACAGGCGGCGCAGGCCGCATCGGCGGCGGACCTGAACGGTGCCGTGGAGCAGCTCGCCAAGCTCCAGGCCGAGCTGGAGGCGCTGAACGATCGGCATCTGCGGCTCGCCGCGGAGTTCGACAACTACCGCAAGCGTGTCGAACGGGAGCGGACCGAGCTGTGGGGCAGGGCGCAGGGTGAACTCGCGAAGCGCCTCCTGGAGGTGCTGGACGATCTCCAGCGCGTCTCGGAGCTGGACGTGGCGACCGCGACCGCGGCGTCGTTGCTCGAAGGGATCCAGCTCGTGGAGAAGAAGATGCGCCATGCGCTGGAATCGATGGGATTGGAGCCGATCGATCCGCGGGGCGAGTTCTTCAATCCGGAGACGATGGAGGCGCTCATGATGTTGCCCGCGGAGAGCCCGGAAGAAGACGAAGTGGTGGTGGACGTCTTCCAGAAGGGGTACCGGTTCAAAGGGCACCTCATCCGCCCTGCCCGCGTCCGGGTGAAGAAGTACGAAGCCTGA